Proteins from a genomic interval of Asticcacaulis sp. AND118:
- a CDS encoding short-chain fatty acyl-CoA regulator family protein has product MSELDRKLFLGGRLKRLRHDLNLTQTRMAEDLGVSPSYLNHLERNQRPVTAQVLLKLASTYDLDMRSFTSEADPSGEADLAEVLSDPLFKDLHAPRREIADLVAASPTVAEAMLRLYRAYKERKVREVIDLGSAEILNEHSPADWTRDQVQAANNHFPDFDERGEALFEALGGDAHTLEAAAERKLQSDFGIGVRFMPASVMLIYQRRYDPHRRRLMLSETLAPSSRVFAIVYQLALSLYGNELNARVERAKAPDLASGRMFKIALLNYLTAATLMPYGRFHEAAEACGYDLELLRAPFGVSFEQAAHRLTTLSQPGRRGVPFFMMRIDSAGNVSKRFAAGKFPFSRFGGACPRWNIHQAFQSPGRVLTQVIETPDKARYFTLARTLDRGLRGWDGGAYSEQALGLGCDLKYADKLVYAKGLDLTNPAAVETGPMCRLCERPNCRERAAPPVTKTLAVDEWIKSATAFPFAQ; this is encoded by the coding sequence ATGTCCGAACTTGATCGCAAACTCTTCCTGGGGGGCCGCCTCAAGCGCCTGCGGCACGATCTGAACCTGACCCAGACGCGCATGGCCGAAGACCTTGGCGTGTCGCCCTCCTACCTCAACCATCTGGAGCGCAATCAGCGCCCCGTGACGGCGCAGGTGCTGCTGAAACTGGCCTCGACCTATGACCTCGACATGCGCAGCTTCACCTCGGAGGCCGACCCGTCGGGCGAGGCCGATCTGGCCGAGGTGCTGAGCGATCCGTTGTTCAAGGACCTGCACGCGCCGCGCCGCGAAATCGCCGATCTGGTCGCCGCCTCCCCCACGGTGGCCGAGGCCATGCTGCGGCTGTACCGCGCCTATAAGGAGCGCAAGGTGCGTGAGGTGATCGACCTCGGTTCGGCGGAAATCCTCAACGAACACTCCCCCGCCGACTGGACCCGCGATCAGGTGCAGGCGGCCAACAACCACTTCCCGGACTTCGATGAACGCGGCGAGGCCCTGTTCGAGGCGCTGGGGGGCGATGCGCACACACTCGAAGCCGCCGCCGAACGCAAGCTGCAAAGCGATTTCGGCATCGGCGTGCGCTTCATGCCGGCCTCGGTCATGCTGATCTACCAGCGCCGCTACGACCCGCACCGGCGCCGCCTGATGCTGTCGGAGACGCTGGCCCCCTCGTCGCGCGTCTTCGCTATCGTCTACCAACTGGCCTTGTCGCTATACGGCAATGAACTGAACGCCCGCGTCGAACGCGCCAAGGCACCCGATCTGGCATCGGGCCGCATGTTCAAGATCGCGCTCCTCAACTATCTGACCGCCGCGACCCTTATGCCCTACGGCCGCTTCCACGAGGCGGCGGAGGCCTGCGGCTACGATCTCGAACTGCTGCGCGCCCCGTTCGGCGTCAGCTTCGAGCAGGCGGCCCACCGCCTGACCACCCTGTCGCAACCGGGCCGTCGCGGCGTGCCCTTCTTCATGATGCGCATCGATTCCGCGGGTAATGTCTCCAAACGCTTCGCTGCGGGCAAGTTTCCCTTTTCGCGCTTCGGCGGGGCCTGCCCGCGCTGGAACATCCATCAGGCGTTTCAGTCGCCGGGCCGCGTGCTGACTCAGGTGATCGAAACGCCGGACAAGGCCCGATATTTTACGCTGGCGCGTACGCTCGACCGGGGCCTGCGCGGCTGGGACGGCGGGGCCTATAGCGAACAGGCGCTGGGACTGGGTTGCGATCTGAAATACGCGGACAAGCTGGTCTATGCCAAGGGGCTGGACCTCACCAACCCTGCCGCCGTGGAGACCGGCCCCATGTGCCGGCTGTGCGAACGTCCCAACTGCCGCGAACGCGCCGCCCCGCCGGTGACCAAGACCCTGGCCGTCGATGAGTGGATCAAGTCGGCCACGGCGTTTCCGTTTGCACAGTAA
- a CDS encoding VOC family protein, producing the protein MRYLHTMIRVKDLDAALDFYCRGLGLFEVRRNVSEKGRFTLVFLAAPLDSATATVNGGDRAAPHVELTYNWPDDNGVAEDYTGGRNFGHLAYEVDDVYATCQHLMDMGVVINRPPRDGNMAFVRSPDGISIELLQKGQPKPPQEPWASMPNTGSW; encoded by the coding sequence ATGAGGTATCTTCACACGATGATCCGTGTGAAGGATCTGGACGCCGCGCTGGATTTCTACTGCCGGGGTCTGGGCCTGTTCGAAGTGCGCCGCAATGTCAGCGAAAAAGGCCGGTTCACGCTGGTCTTTCTGGCCGCGCCGCTGGATTCGGCGACGGCGACCGTCAATGGCGGCGACCGCGCCGCGCCGCATGTCGAGCTGACCTATAACTGGCCGGACGACAATGGCGTGGCCGAAGACTATACCGGCGGCCGCAATTTCGGGCATCTGGCCTATGAGGTCGATGACGTCTACGCAACGTGTCAGCACCTGATGGATATGGGCGTGGTGATCAACCGTCCGCCGCGCGACGGCAATATGGCCTTCGTGCGCTCTCCGGACGGCATCAGCATCGAACTGCTGCAAAAGGGTCAGCCGAAACCGCCGCAGGAACCGTGGGCGAGTATGCCGAATACGGGGAGCTGGTAG
- the araD1 gene encoding AraD1 family protein, protein MTLRLIQFVDAHGARGVAAGEDDGSARVILGVTSTYELARAAIAAKRSIVDQVREQGLGEAVDIRLALSEGRVLAPIDHPDAAHLHLTGTGLTHLGSAEGRDKMHAKAKDAAKDAGGEENLTDSMRMFLMGVKNGKPASGTAGAQPEWFYKGNGHALVGPGAELVSPGFAEDGGEEPEMAGIYVIGDDGQPYRTGFALANEFSDHVTEKQNYLWLAHSKLRPASLGVEILTGDLPRHVEGTSKIVRGNEVIWEKPFISGEDNMSHTFENLEHHHFKYELFRVPGDVHVHCFGTATASFADGVKTQAGDVFEIDARPFVHALRNPLKTTEPVAQTAKVLRL, encoded by the coding sequence ATGACCCTTCGCCTGATCCAGTTTGTCGATGCCCACGGGGCGCGCGGCGTGGCCGCCGGAGAGGATGACGGCTCGGCCAGGGTCATTCTGGGTGTGACCTCGACCTACGAACTGGCGCGGGCCGCCATTGCCGCCAAGCGCTCGATCGTCGATCAGGTCAGGGAACAGGGTCTGGGCGAAGCGGTGGACATCAGGCTGGCGCTTTCGGAAGGCCGCGTGCTGGCCCCGATCGACCATCCGGATGCGGCGCACCTGCACCTGACGGGTACGGGCCTGACGCACCTCGGTTCGGCCGAGGGCCGCGACAAGATGCACGCCAAGGCCAAAGACGCCGCCAAAGACGCGGGCGGCGAGGAGAACCTGACCGACTCGATGCGCATGTTCCTGATGGGCGTGAAGAACGGCAAGCCGGCGTCGGGCACGGCGGGGGCGCAGCCGGAATGGTTTTACAAGGGCAATGGCCACGCCCTGGTCGGTCCGGGCGCCGAACTGGTGTCGCCGGGCTTTGCCGAGGACGGCGGCGAGGAGCCGGAAATGGCCGGCATCTACGTCATCGGCGACGACGGTCAGCCGTACCGCACCGGCTTTGCACTGGCCAACGAGTTCTCGGACCACGTGACCGAGAAGCAGAACTATCTGTGGCTGGCGCACTCCAAGCTGCGTCCGGCCAGCCTGGGGGTGGAGATCCTGACGGGCGACCTGCCGCGCCATGTCGAGGGCACGTCGAAGATCGTGCGCGGCAACGAGGTCATCTGGGAAAAGCCGTTCATCTCGGGCGAGGACAATATGTCCCACACGTTCGAGAACCTTGAGCACCACCACTTCAAGTACGAACTGTTCCGGGTGCCGGGCGATGTGCACGTGCACTGCTTCGGCACGGCGACAGCGAGCTTTGCCGACGGCGTCAAGACGCAGGCCGGCGACGTGTTCGAGATCGACGCCCGACCCTTCGTCCACGCGCTCAGAAACCCCCTCAAAACCACCGAACCCGTCGCGCAGACCGCCAAAGTCCTCAGGCTTTAG
- the aceA gene encoding isocitrate lyase codes for MTTFEQLVPNAPKGRFDGITRPYTPEEVMRLRGSVHIQNTLAERGANRLWQLLHEEPFINALGAVTGNQAMQMVRAGLKAIYLSGWQVAADANTASAMYPDQSLYPANAAPELCRRINRTLQRADQIEHSEGGAKRDWFAPIVADAEAGFGGPLNSFEIMKAFIEAGAAGVHFEDQLASEKKCGHLGGKVLVPTQAHERNLIAARLAADVMGVPTLTVARTDAESAQLITSDIDERDHPFIERDSRTPEGFFRLKAGTGLDHCIARGLAYAKYADLLWWETSHPDLDDARRFAEAVHREHPGKLLAYNCSPSFNWKARLDEATIAKFQRELGAMGYKFQFVTLAGFHSLNNGMFELASGYRDRGMAAYSELQQREFANEAAGYTATRHQREVGTGYFDKVALTISNGQSSTTALKDSTETAQFYPALKQRSGSATEMTPAE; via the coding sequence ATGACCACTTTCGAGCAACTGGTGCCCAATGCCCCCAAGGGCCGTTTCGACGGCATCACCCGTCCGTACACGCCGGAAGAGGTAATGCGCCTGCGCGGTTCGGTGCATATCCAGAACACGCTGGCCGAGCGCGGGGCCAACCGCCTGTGGCAACTCCTGCACGAAGAGCCGTTTATCAATGCGCTGGGGGCCGTCACCGGCAATCAGGCCATGCAGATGGTGCGGGCGGGCCTCAAGGCCATCTACCTCTCCGGCTGGCAGGTGGCGGCGGATGCCAATACCGCTTCGGCCATGTATCCGGATCAGTCGCTCTACCCGGCCAATGCCGCGCCCGAACTGTGCCGTCGCATCAATCGCACGCTTCAGCGCGCCGATCAGATCGAGCATTCGGAAGGTGGCGCGAAACGAGATTGGTTCGCGCCCATTGTGGCTGACGCCGAAGCCGGTTTCGGCGGGCCGCTGAACAGTTTCGAGATCATGAAGGCCTTTATCGAGGCCGGTGCGGCGGGCGTGCATTTCGAGGATCAACTGGCTTCGGAAAAGAAGTGCGGCCACCTCGGCGGCAAGGTGCTGGTCCCGACCCAGGCGCATGAGCGCAACCTGATCGCGGCGCGTCTGGCGGCCGATGTGATGGGCGTGCCGACGCTCACCGTGGCGCGGACGGATGCAGAATCGGCGCAACTGATCACGTCCGACATCGATGAGCGCGACCATCCGTTCATCGAGCGCGACAGCCGCACGCCGGAAGGCTTCTTCCGCCTGAAGGCCGGTACGGGCCTCGATCACTGCATCGCGCGCGGTCTGGCCTATGCCAAATACGCCGACCTGCTATGGTGGGAGACCTCGCATCCGGACCTCGACGATGCGCGCCGCTTTGCCGAGGCCGTGCACCGCGAACATCCGGGCAAGTTGCTGGCCTATAACTGCTCACCGTCCTTCAACTGGAAGGCCAGGCTGGACGAGGCGACCATCGCCAAATTCCAGCGCGAACTGGGGGCGATGGGCTATAAATTCCAGTTCGTCACGCTGGCCGGGTTCCACTCGCTGAATAACGGCATGTTCGAACTGGCTTCGGGCTACCGCGACCGCGGCATGGCGGCCTATTCCGAGCTTCAGCAGCGCGAATTCGCCAACGAAGCGGCGGGCTACACCGCCACCCGCCACCAGCGCGAAGTCGGCACCGGCTATTTCGACAAGGTCGCCCTGACCATCAGCAACGGACAATCGTCCACCACGGCTTTGAAGGACTCCACGGAGACCGCGCAATTTTACCCCGCGCTCAAGCAGCGAAGCGGTAGCGCAACTGAAATGACACCTGCCGAGTAA
- a CDS encoding endonuclease domain-containing protein, protein MSATDPKQIVRARRFRKALTQPEWLLWERLKHRLDDGLIFRRQHPVGPYILDFYCKAAALCIEVDGGLHSLGDRPERDAERDRFLGAQGLEVYRIPAAEVYADPDAVADGVRLKALARVEGL, encoded by the coding sequence TTGTCAGCCACAGATCCGAAGCAAATTGTCAGGGCGCGGCGGTTCCGTAAGGCATTGACTCAGCCGGAATGGCTGTTGTGGGAGCGTTTGAAGCATCGCCTTGACGATGGGTTGATCTTTCGTCGACAGCATCCGGTAGGGCCCTATATTCTCGACTTCTATTGTAAAGCCGCGGCCTTATGCATCGAGGTTGACGGTGGTTTGCATAGTCTCGGGGATAGGCCGGAGCGAGATGCTGAGCGCGACCGGTTTCTGGGGGCGCAGGGGTTGGAGGTCTATCGCATTCCGGCGGCAGAGGTTTATGCTGATCCGGATGCGGTGGCCGATGGGGTGAGGTTGAAGGCGTTGGCGCGGGTGGAAGGGTTGTGA
- a CDS encoding ribonucleotide-diphosphate reductase subunit beta, producing the protein MSLIIPGSQPKAGLLTPSIAYKPFRYPWAFDFWQKQQQVHWLPEEVPLGEDCKDWASKLNDNERNLLTQIFRFFTQSDIEVQDNYMEKYGRVFKPTEIKMMLSAFANMETVHIAAYALLLETIGMPESEFGAFMEYEAMRDKHDFMQKFGVDSDADICRTLAMFGGFTEGLQLFASFAMLMNFPRFNKMKGMGQIVSWSVRDESLHCEGIIKLYHAFNKETGAVTKSVADDIIDCCKTVVSLEDKFIDLSFEMGPVEGMTPDDIKQYIRYIADWRLRQLELPEVFGVQENPLPWLQVLLSGVEHANFFEARATEYSKAATKGAWTGGEGVWDAFDTLLKKRSEATRGVNV; encoded by the coding sequence ATGAGCCTCATCATCCCCGGTTCCCAGCCCAAGGCGGGCCTGCTCACCCCCTCGATCGCCTATAAGCCCTTCCGCTATCCGTGGGCCTTCGACTTCTGGCAAAAGCAGCAGCAGGTCCACTGGCTGCCCGAGGAAGTGCCGCTGGGCGAGGACTGCAAGGACTGGGCGTCCAAGCTGAACGACAACGAGCGCAACCTGCTGACCCAGATCTTCCGCTTCTTCACGCAGTCGGACATCGAGGTTCAGGACAACTACATGGAAAAATACGGTCGGGTGTTCAAGCCGACCGAGATCAAGATGATGCTGTCGGCCTTCGCCAATATGGAGACCGTCCACATCGCCGCCTACGCGCTTCTGCTCGAAACCATCGGCATGCCGGAATCCGAATTCGGTGCGTTCATGGAATACGAGGCCATGCGCGACAAGCACGACTTCATGCAGAAGTTCGGCGTGGACAGCGATGCCGACATCTGCCGCACGCTGGCTATGTTCGGCGGCTTCACCGAAGGGCTGCAACTGTTCGCCTCCTTCGCCATGCTGATGAACTTCCCGCGCTTCAACAAGATGAAGGGCATGGGCCAGATCGTGTCGTGGTCGGTGCGCGACGAATCCCTGCACTGCGAAGGCATCATCAAGCTCTATCACGCCTTCAACAAGGAAACCGGTGCGGTGACCAAGTCGGTCGCCGACGACATCATCGACTGCTGTAAGACCGTCGTGAGCCTCGAAGACAAGTTCATCGACCTGTCGTTCGAAATGGGCCCGGTCGAAGGCATGACCCCCGACGACATCAAGCAGTACATCCGCTACATCGCCGACTGGCGTCTGCGCCAACTGGAACTGCCGGAAGTGTTCGGCGTGCAGGAAAACCCGCTGCCCTGGCTGCAGGTCCTGCTGTCGGGCGTCGAGCACGCCAACTTCTTCGAAGCCCGCGCCACAGAATATTCCAAGGCCGCGACCAAGGGCGCGTGGACCGGCGGCGAAGGCGTGTGGGATGCGTTCGATACGCTGCTCAAGAAGCGCTCGGAAGCCACGCGCGGCGTGAATGTTTAA
- a CDS encoding zinc-finger domain-containing protein, whose product MSTVPPPEIIYVDGHKVACNGGGGALGHPLTYYELGANGEVECGYCDRKFVHKDHAHDYVDPAPRPEGSH is encoded by the coding sequence ATGAGCACCGTTCCTCCCCCCGAAATTATCTATGTCGATGGCCACAAGGTCGCCTGCAATGGCGGCGGCGGGGCGCTGGGCCACCCGTTGACCTATTACGAGCTGGGCGCCAATGGCGAGGTCGAATGCGGCTATTGCGACCGTAAGTTCGTCCATAAGGATCACGCGCACGACTATGTCGATCCGGCCCCGCGTCCCGAAGGCAGTCACTAA
- a CDS encoding HPr family phosphocarrier protein produces the protein MSDSTPISARVEIVNDKGLHARASAKFVKTAAQYDAQIYVLKDDSRVDAQSIMGLLMLAASKGTFIDIEAEGHQAQDAVDALVALVSDRFGEES, from the coding sequence ATGAGCGACTCCACTCCCATCTCGGCACGCGTCGAAATCGTCAACGATAAAGGGCTGCACGCCCGCGCGTCGGCCAAGTTCGTCAAGACCGCCGCCCAGTACGACGCCCAGATCTACGTGCTGAAGGACGACTCGCGCGTCGATGCGCAGTCGATCATGGGCCTGCTGATGCTGGCCGCCTCCAAAGGCACCTTCATCGACATCGAGGCTGAAGGCCATCAGGCGCAGGACGCCGTAGACGCACTGGTGGCGCTGGTCTCCGACCGCTTCGGCGAAGAGTCCTGA
- a CDS encoding FadR/GntR family transcriptional regulator, whose product MTVNRPSPAPLDRSHTARGEAAAYGVHFQGRLHGALAHRLGVDILRGVYKPGEVLPNEIDSSSTLDISRSAYREAIRILAAKGMVESRPKAGTRVTARRRWNVLDPEVLGWMFETEPSEDFIKGLFELRLITEPAAAELAALRRTEDHLRIMDKALDLMQSETLATEAGRKADLDFHDALMHATHNEALASLSHSIGAAVAWSTRFKQRHQALTRDPVPDHRRVFDAIKRQDAGAARWCMESLIRMALEDTQRSMQTQYLEPRG is encoded by the coding sequence ATGACCGTAAACCGCCCCAGCCCCGCACCGCTCGACCGTTCCCATACCGCGCGTGGCGAAGCCGCCGCTTACGGTGTGCATTTTCAGGGCCGCCTGCACGGGGCGCTGGCCCATCGTCTGGGCGTCGACATCCTCAGGGGCGTCTACAAGCCCGGCGAGGTCCTGCCCAACGAGATCGACTCGTCCTCGACGCTCGATATCTCGCGCTCGGCCTATCGCGAGGCCATCCGCATTCTGGCGGCCAAGGGCATGGTCGAGAGCCGCCCCAAGGCCGGCACGCGCGTCACCGCGCGCCGCCGCTGGAACGTGCTCGATCCGGAGGTTCTGGGCTGGATGTTCGAGACCGAGCCGTCGGAAGACTTCATCAAGGGCCTGTTCGAGTTGCGCCTGATCACCGAGCCGGCGGCGGCGGAACTGGCGGCCCTGCGCCGGACGGAGGATCACCTGCGCATCATGGACAAGGCGCTCGACCTCATGCAGTCCGAGACGCTGGCGACCGAAGCCGGGCGAAAAGCCGATCTCGACTTCCACGACGCGCTGATGCACGCCACGCACAACGAGGCGCTGGCATCGCTGAGCCACTCGATCGGTGCCGCGGTCGCCTGGTCGACGCGCTTCAAGCAGCGCCATCAGGCCCTGACGCGCGACCCGGTGCCTGACCACCGGCGGGTCTTCGACGCCATCAAGCGCCAGGACGCCGGCGCCGCCCGATGGTGCATGGAATCCCTCATCCGCATGGCCCTCGAAGACACACAACGCTCCATGCAGACGCAATACCTCGAACCGAGGGGATAA